The Thermotoga caldifontis AZM44c09 genomic interval TCTGAAGGGACACCCTTCAGGTGGGTTCAGTGGGCTGGGTATCTCACCTTTGAGAGAAAAATCCTTCAGCTTGTTTGCTTCGAGGGTCGGAATAGCGGCAACGAGGGCCTTGGTGTACGGATGCAATGGTTCCTCCAAGATTTTCTGCGTCTCTCCCATCTCCATGATTTGGCCAAGGTACATCACCATGGTTTGATCCGATATATGGTACGCAATTTTCAAATCGTGCGTGATGAGGATGTAAGTTAGCGAATACGACTGTTTGAGATCTATCAAAAGATTCAGTATTTGCGCCTGAACTGAAACGTCCAGTGCCGACGTGGGTTCGTCCAGGATGAGCAATTTCGGCTTCAAGACGAGACATCTTGCTATCGCCACTCTCTGCTTTTGTCCACCGCTCAGCTGGTGAGGATACTTCCATAGCACATCTTCAGTCAATCCCACAGCTCTGAGTGTTTCGTAAACGAGTTTCTTTCTCTCTTCTCTGTTGGCTACCCTGTGTATCCTCAGTCCTTCTTCTATACTGAACAAAATGGTTTTGCGCGGATCGAGAGAACTCTCTGGATCCTGGAAAACCATCTGTATCTGACCGGATCTTTTCAAAGGTGATCCCATGAAGTGTATCGAACCGGTTGTAGGTTTGTATATACCGCAGAGTATGCGAGCAATAGTAGATTTGCCGGACCCACTCTCACCAACGATGCTGAACACACTCTTTTCTTTCACAGTGAACGACACGTCCTGAACAGCTCTAAGAAACTTAACAGGCCTACCAAGAATATCAAATTCGATAGCGAACTCTTTTGAGAGATTTTCAACTCTCAGAATCATTCAGACCCCCGCTTTCTCGTACAGCCAGCATTTTACGAACCGTTCCTGCGTCCAAATTTCAGGGGGATCTTGTCGAGTGCAAATTTCAAGTCTTTTGTCACAGCGAGGATGAAACCGACACCCTGACGGTGGACTCAATGGGCTTGGGACATTGCCTTCAATGGAGTGTAGTTTCGATTCTCTCTTCTTCAAATCTGGAATGGAACTGATCAATCCCTGAG includes:
- a CDS encoding ABC transporter ATP-binding protein yields the protein MILRVENLSKEFAIEFDILGRPVKFLRAVQDVSFTVKEKSVFSIVGESGSGKSTIARILCGIYKPTTGSIHFMGSPLKRSGQIQMVFQDPESSLDPRKTILFSIEEGLRIHRVANREERKKLVYETLRAVGLTEDVLWKYPHQLSGGQKQRVAIARCLVLKPKLLILDEPTSALDVSVQAQILNLLIDLKQSYSLTYILITHDLKIAYHISDQTMVMYLGQIMEMGETQKILEEPLHPYTKALVAAIPTLEANKLKDFSLKGEIPSPLNPPEGCPFRTRCDFAFSKCSEKPPLIDFRGRKVRCHLYTEV